The DNA segment GCCCGCGACCGCGTCGGCGCCGATGCCGGCCAGGCTGTCGGTGACCTGCCGGGTCAGCACCTCCTCGGTCTCCTCGGCGTCCCGCTGCGCCTCGGTCTCGCCGACGCAGAGGATCGGGGTCATCCCGGCGGCCAGGATCGCCTTGACCTTCTTGTTGACGACCTCGTCGGTCTCCCCGAACAGGGTGCGGCGCTCGGAGTGGCCCGCCAGGACGTAGTCGCACGCGAGCGCGGCCAGCATCGACGGGGCGATCTCGCCGGTGTAGGCGCCGGAGTCCTCCCAGTGGCAGCTCTGCGCACCGAGCTGGAGGGACAGGCCGTCGCCGTCGATCAGCGTCTGGATCGAGCGGAGGGCAGTGAACGGCGGGATCACGGCCACGTCGGTCGACTCGTAGTCCTCCGGCGTGAGGTGGTACACGAGGTTCTGGACCAGCTGGATGCCCTCGAGGTGGGTCAGGTTCATCTTCCAGTTGCCGGCCATCAGCGGCTTGCGGGGCACGGGTGTCCTCTCGGTGGCGGGGTTGTCGGTCAGGCGCGGAGCGCGGCGACGCCGGGGAGGTCCTTGCCCTCGAGGAACTCGAGGGAGGCCCCGCCGCCGGTGGAGACGTGGCTCATCCGGTCGGACAGGCCCATCTGGCGCACCGCGGCCGCGCTGTCGCCGCCGCCGATGACGGTGAACGCATCCGCGTCGGCGAGGGCCAGGTCTGCGAGGGCTCGGGCGACCCCGCGGGTGCCGGCGGCGAACGCGTCCCACTCGAACACGCCCATCGGGCCGTTCCACAAGACCATCTTGGCGCCGGCCACGACGTCGGCGTACGCGGCGGTGGTCTCCGGGCCGATGTCGAGGCCCATGCGGCCGTCGGGCACGACCTGGGCGCCCACGACCTCGTGGTCGGCGTCCTCGGCGAAGCCGTCGGCGGCGACCACGTCGACGGGGAGGTGCAGCCGGACGTCGGCGGCCTCCGCCTTGCGGACGAGGTCCTCGGCGGTGGACAGGTGGTCCTCCTCGACGCGCGAGGCGCCGACGTCGGCACCCATCGCCTTGAGGAAGGTGAAGCACATCGCCCCGCCGATCACGAGGTGGTCGACGCGAGGCAGGAGGCTCTCGATGACGGCGATCTTGTCGCTGACCTTGGCGCCGCCGAGGATGGCGACGAAGGGGCTCTCCGGGGCGTCGA comes from the Euzebya sp. genome and includes:
- the tpiA gene encoding triose-phosphate isomerase is translated as MAGNWKMNLTHLEGIQLVQNLVYHLTPEDYESTDVAVIPPFTALRSIQTLIDGDGLSLQLGAQSCHWEDSGAYTGEIAPSMLAALACDYVLAGHSERRTLFGETDEVVNKKVKAILAAGMTPILCVGETEAQRDAEETEEVLTRQVTDSLAGIGADAVAGMVIAYEPIWAIGTGRTALPSDADAGCGTVRATVRSLHGDATADAVRIQYGGSVKPGNVRELMDQPEIDGALVGGASLTADDFAVIARFARL
- the pgk gene encoding phosphoglycerate kinase; the encoded protein is MTGRVPGLDQLDAAGRVVLVRADLNVPLAGDPPEITDELRIVASLPTVQRLREVGARVVLMSHLGRPKGPDDDALRLGPVAARLSTLLETDVRYARDIVGEEARATVADLADGDVALLENLRFDPGETANDPDFADALAGLGEMYVNDAFGAAHRAHASVVGIPERLDQHVAGHLLTSELDALSRLLDAPESPFVAILGGAKVSDKIAVIESLLPRVDHLVIGGAMCFTFLKAMGADVGASRVEEDHLSTAEDLVRKAEAADVRLHLPVDVVAADGFAEDADHEVVGAQVVPDGRMGLDIGPETTAAYADVVAGAKMVLWNGPMGVFEWDAFAAGTRGVARALADLALADADAFTVIGGGDSAAAVRQMGLSDRMSHVSTGGGASLEFLEGKDLPGVAALRA